One region of Candidatus Woesearchaeota archaeon genomic DNA includes:
- a CDS encoding glycosyltransferase, with product MGFILGVSHVTASKWEGFGLPPLESNACAKPVLVPDNTAHVEMKKHSETGYICDSFNAFCRFARTLIDEPHMRYDMVQAAREHVIENFSLDPAAAAYMDIYGGLDS from the coding sequence ATCGGATTTATTTTGGGAGTATCTCATGTAACTGCATCAAAATGGGAAGGATTTGGATTGCCGCCTCTGGAGTCGAATGCCTGCGCAAAGCCTGTACTTGTTCCAGACAACACAGCACACGTAGAAATGAAAAAGCATTCTGAAACAGGATATATCTGTGATAGTTTTAATGCTTTCTGCAGGTTTGCCAGGACGCTAATCGATGAGCCTCATATGAGATATGATATGGTCCAGGCAGCAAGGGAGCATGTCATTGAGAATTTTAGCCTGGATCCTGCAGCTGCTGCATATATGGATATTTATGGCGGGCTAGACAGTTAA
- a CDS encoding phosphoribosylamine--glycine ligase — protein sequence MEAKNFLFVSLDGLIGDTAWHVMKEGHNVKYYIKNAEEKEVADGFVPKVDEWENEIDWADVIVFDDVLGQGEKAQKLRKQGKLVIGGSAYTDKLEDDRTFGQEELKKYGISIIPYKDFTSFDDAIAYVEQNPAKYVIKPSGYAQNLKGLLFVGDDDNGKDVLQVLNDYKKAWAKKIPLFQLQKKMVGVEIAVGGFFNGKEFIYPINVNFEHKKLFPGDLGPSTGEMGTTMFWSGPNKIFNHTLKKMEPKLAEEHYVGYIDINCIVNSNGIYPLEFTSRFGYPSIFIQQEGMITPIGEFFYGLASGNIPKLKVKSGFQIGVRLVVPPFPFTDKETFNVKSKDSVVFFRKNYDGVHIEDVKKVNDEWLVTGTAGVVLVVCGTGKTMKQAQKQAYARIKNIIIPHMYYRKDIGDRWYDDSDKLHTWGYLRET from the coding sequence ATGGAGGCTAAGAATTTTCTTTTTGTGTCGCTGGACGGCCTGATAGGGGATACAGCATGGCATGTCATGAAGGAAGGGCATAATGTGAAATATTACATTAAGAATGCTGAAGAGAAGGAAGTGGCAGACGGGTTTGTGCCTAAGGTTGATGAATGGGAAAATGAGATAGATTGGGCTGATGTTATTGTATTTGATGATGTTCTCGGCCAGGGTGAGAAAGCACAGAAGCTGAGAAAGCAGGGGAAGCTTGTCATAGGCGGTTCAGCCTATACAGATAAGCTTGAGGATGACCGTACTTTCGGACAGGAAGAGCTGAAGAAATACGGGATTTCTATCATACCTTACAAGGACTTCACGTCATTTGATGATGCCATTGCTTATGTAGAGCAGAATCCTGCCAAGTATGTCATAAAGCCGAGCGGCTATGCCCAAAACCTCAAGGGGCTGCTTTTTGTGGGTGATGACGACAACGGCAAGGATGTTCTTCAGGTTTTAAACGATTACAAGAAGGCGTGGGCCAAAAAAATACCCCTCTTCCAGCTCCAGAAGAAGATGGTAGGGGTTGAAATAGCTGTAGGCGGTTTTTTCAACGGCAAGGAATTTATCTATCCAATTAACGTGAATTTCGAGCACAAGAAGCTCTTTCCGGGCGATTTAGGTCCTTCCACAGGGGAGATGGGAACAACAATGTTTTGGAGCGGGCCTAATAAGATATTCAACCATACATTGAAGAAGATGGAGCCGAAGCTTGCTGAAGAGCACTATGTCGGCTATATAGATATCAACTGCATAGTCAATAGCAACGGCATATACCCCCTTGAGTTTACCTCGCGCTTTGGCTATCCCTCTATTTTCATACAGCAGGAGGGCATGATAACCCCCATTGGGGAGTTCTTTTACGGCCTTGCCTCAGGCAATATTCCTAAGCTAAAGGTTAAAAGCGGCTTTCAGATAGGGGTGAGGCTGGTTGTGCCCCCTTTTCCATTCACAGACAAGGAAACCTTTAATGTGAAATCAAAGGATTCTGTGGTATTCTTCAGGAAGAATTACGACGGCGTGCATATTGAGGATGTAAAGAAAGTCAATGATGAATGGCTTGTTACAGGCACAGCAGGAGTAGTCTTAGTTGTGTGCGGTACAGGAAAAACCATGAAGCAGGCGCAGAAACAGGCCTATGCCAGAATAAAAAACATAATCATACCCCATATGTATTACAGGAAAGACATAGGAGACAGGTGGTATGATGATTCTGACAAGCTGCATACATGGGGCTACCTGAGGGAGACTTAG